In Lentisphaera araneosa HTCC2155, the genomic stretch GCCAACGTTGATGAACTCCCTCATAATACGGCCTTGGGATTGCCTTATCAGTAATAGAATATTTACCTTTACGGTGTTGTTCTCCATAACTGGCTAAAGTAAGTAATAAAGTAAGCGTTGTGTAAATAAATTTCATAATTCCTCCTAAGTATTTCTATCCAGCCTACAATTAATGTAAAAGAAGAAATACCTAGTTGAAATTGAAGAAAAATTTTCTCATTAAGAGGAGAAATAAGAAAGTTATTTAAGCGTCTTTAAGTAGAGGATAATGGATTCCATATCGCTATCTGAAAGGATACCTGCGTAAGAGGCCATGGCGACCGCATAACCCTTGGCGACTTTTTTATTGGGGAAAATGAGTGATTCTTTGATGAAGTCCTCGTTGGCTTTTAGGGACTTTGCTTTCTCAAAATTCCGAGTTGAGCCGAACATGCCTTTAAAGCTGGGGCCCAACTTGCCTTCTTGACTTCCATCCAGCGAGTGGCAGGCGATACAAGCGTTTTTAAGGAGTAGTTCTTTACCGTGTGTGGCACTCGCTTTTCTTTTTGCTGTGTTTGCAAATTTGACTTGCTTTAAGTCGTGTTTTTTAACTTCAGTAAAAGCGTAATGTTGAGTCGGGATGGGCTGAAAATGATCGAGAGTTAAATAGATCGTATCTTTGATATAATTTTGACCCTTTTTGAAGCTATAATTGACGGTGAATTGATCGCAAGCAGTCATGCCCGGAATGATGAGCATGAGGCTTTTTTTATCCTGACTCAGGATGGCTTGTGAAGCTAATAAACTTTCTTCACCAGCTTCGCCAGTGAGCTTAAAGTGTCCAGAACCATACCTTGAGCTACGTTTGTATTTCCAACGCTTAAATGTGTAGGATTTGAGGTTAAGATCAGAGTTTTCGTCCAAGGCTTCATCAAAAGTAAGTTCAAGCCCTTCTTTGTAGACTTGGACTCTTAGTGGGAAGTTCACTGGCTTTTTAGTATAACGTATGCGTGCGAGTCCACTATTTGGAGCAAGTCGATTTGAGTAGATTTTAAAGCCAGTTAGGAATAGTGAACCATCCAACGGATGAATAGTGCCTTTGAGGAGAGGAAAGTGGGTGCTGTATGGTAAGATGACTGCTGCACCGAAGCCTTTGCCTTCATACATTAGCAAAGAACGTCCTTTACTGTAGGAATGACTAATCATGCGATGATTTATGGGACCTAGATTTTGCGAATTAACAAAGTTCATGCCAACGCAGGAGGGTTCAACTCTATGGGGGAGCCAAACAAAAGGCTGGTGGGTTTTGACGACTTTTCGATGATTGGCGGGTTGAAATCCTGCAAAGTCAGCTGCTTGAATTTTGATTAGGGGGCTAGAGGGAACAAAGTGCCCTTGTTGATCATTAGCAAACAATTGTTGAGTAAGCGGATTGTAGGCTAAAAAGGGCTCGCGGAAACCATCGGCAAAAGTTTCTATGTATTTGCCCTCCTTGCTTATTTTTAAAATAGACCCTGTGTCTGTGGGGATTTTAAAAGGTTTTTGGGCGTATTTATCCTTTTTGTCGAGGATGCCTCCACGCGCAATGTAGATATCGCCATTTTCGTCAAAGACCATGTCCATGGCAAAATTTCGAGTGTTGAGGCTATGGTCAAAGAGATTGCAGAAATTCTCATAATAATCAGCTTCGCCATTGTTGTCTGTGTCGTGAAGGCGAGTGATTTGATCTCGTCCAAGTATATAAATTTTGTTTTTGTGAATTTTGAGTGAGAGCGGGCTATAAAGACCTGAAGCAAAGCGCTTCCAAGTTATCGTCTTCATATCTCCTTTTAGTCCATCAATGAGCCATACATCGCCATCAAAAGTCACCGCGGCGGCGCGACCATCACTGAAAAAATCGAGACTCGCTAAACGTAGAGAGCGTTGCCAAGGGTTATTTTTTGGGAGTTCAATTTCGTCGACCACATAAGCTTGATTCGAAGCGGAAATTTTGGCTTTTGTCTGAATCTTTTGCGGCCAGCGCAACTTCTTGGAAACCTGAAAGGAGGGTGAATCGCTTGATAATACTTTATCTAGCTTAGCGGTTTCGTATGAAAAACGAACTTCAAAATTTGTCTTTTGCGGATTACGCAAAAAGAGGCGTCCGCCTTTATCCAAAGTAAAGTCACCTGATGTAGCAAAAAGCTTGAGCTGCTCATTACCATCATCAACTTGATAAGTACTTCCCACTTTTCTAAGGTTTTTGTAAGAGCTTTTTTGAAAGAGTAATAGGGAGATGTTTTGCTTGTGGGAGAGTTGAAAGTTACGAGAAAAAATTCCCATGGAATCAAGGCTAAGGAATTCTTTAATCTTTAAGTCTTGGAGCTGATAATTTAAAATGACTTTATTGTGGCTCGTTTGAAGTCCCTGCCAATTCAGGTTTTTGTGAAGCCCAAGGGGGACTTTTCGCTTGTCCTGAT encodes the following:
- a CDS encoding DUF6797 domain-containing protein — protein: MEKNFPFVQSALIADSQAPFPNTNTSSRAVLIQLGEKTWASFDTELMRISAIWKGSFDLNSMSQISYPNKGAKSSTFPKIKGDLLFASPMQRGPSLSLDHQDKRKVPLGLHKNLNWQGLQTSHNKVILNYQLQDLKIKEFLSLDSMGIFSRNFQLSHKQNISLLLFQKSSYKNLRKVGSTYQVDDGNEQLKLFATSGDFTLDKGGRLFLRNPQKTNFEVRFSYETAKLDKVLSSDSPSFQVSKKLRWPQKIQTKAKISASNQAYVVDEIELPKNNPWQRSLRLASLDFFSDGRAAAVTFDGDVWLIDGLKGDMKTITWKRFASGLYSPLSLKIHKNKIYILGRDQITRLHDTDNNGEADYYENFCNLFDHSLNTRNFAMDMVFDENGDIYIARGGILDKKDKYAQKPFKIPTDTGSILKISKEGKYIETFADGFREPFLAYNPLTQQLFANDQQGHFVPSSPLIKIQAADFAGFQPANHRKVVKTHQPFVWLPHRVEPSCVGMNFVNSQNLGPINHRMISHSYSKGRSLLMYEGKGFGAAVILPYSTHFPLLKGTIHPLDGSLFLTGFKIYSNRLAPNSGLARIRYTKKPVNFPLRVQVYKEGLELTFDEALDENSDLNLKSYTFKRWKYKRSSRYGSGHFKLTGEAGEESLLASQAILSQDKKSLMLIIPGMTACDQFTVNYSFKKGQNYIKDTIYLTLDHFQPIPTQHYAFTEVKKHDLKQVKFANTAKRKASATHGKELLLKNACIACHSLDGSQEGKLGPSFKGMFGSTRNFEKAKSLKANEDFIKESLIFPNKKVAKGYAVAMASYAGILSDSDMESIILYLKTLK